The Bacillus sp. Marseille-Q1617 genome has a segment encoding these proteins:
- a CDS encoding RAxF-45 family protein codes for MNRSVGLRGKYLDFIYICRAIFHAFAFKGTRMPFFSK; via the coding sequence ATGAATCGTTCTGTAGGATTGCGTGGTAAGTACTTAGACTTTATTTATATCTGCCGTGCAATTTTTCATGCATTTGCATTCAAGGGGACACGTATGCCCTTTTTTAGCAAATGA
- the abc-f gene encoding ribosomal protection-like ABC-F family protein, with the protein MILCSAQELSKMFGGNLIFENLSFEIPEGARIGLVGRNGTGKTTIFKLLSGVEAPDKGLVHLKKGAKVGYLAQIPQYPAGTKGLDVLRSAFSDLLQTGERLKELESKMGSEGDSDSLNRMLEEYGKLQDSFTLSGGYEIEANIAKISNGLEINELLEKDFNQCSGGEQTKLCLGLILLQNPDLLLLDEPTNHLDIGAVEWLEDFLKEYEGTVMCISHDRYFLDNVITRVFDLEDGELTIYHANYSGFVKEKEERLLLEFQAYQEQQKKIKKMKEAIKRLKEWANQANPPNEALHKRARNMERALERMEKIKRPILERKKMGLEFEETDRSGKVVYSMKEVGKSFGEKTLFSDADMLVHYKDRTAIVGQNGTGKSTIIKMLLGDEKWDSGEVKIGSNVKLGYLSQHFTVADPSARLIDAFREEVAVTEGDARHILAKFLFYGPNVFRKVGQLSGGEKMRLRLAQLMHQDINFLVLDEPTNHLDIDSREVLEEALEDFKGTILAVSHDRYFLNKLFHKTYWIHEGKLYSFEGPYSWAKKKLAELAPVKEEKAVVKKQTAPVREKEVRPDPSISIEEVEKELEELEAQISGIEEKLLASAELDVLQELYTEKEQLEKVRDEKYELLDKCL; encoded by the coding sequence ATGATACTTTGCAGTGCACAGGAATTAAGTAAGATGTTTGGCGGGAACTTAATATTTGAAAATCTATCATTCGAGATTCCGGAAGGAGCCCGTATCGGGTTGGTCGGTAGGAACGGTACTGGAAAGACGACGATCTTTAAGTTGTTATCAGGGGTCGAGGCGCCTGATAAAGGACTCGTTCATTTGAAGAAAGGAGCGAAGGTCGGCTATCTTGCCCAGATTCCGCAGTATCCGGCAGGGACGAAGGGGTTGGATGTATTGAGGTCGGCGTTTTCTGATTTGCTCCAGACCGGGGAACGATTGAAAGAACTCGAAAGTAAAATGGGAAGCGAGGGGGATTCTGACTCGCTGAACCGAATGCTTGAAGAGTACGGGAAGCTGCAAGATTCGTTCACTCTCTCCGGCGGTTACGAAATCGAAGCGAACATTGCGAAAATCTCGAATGGCCTGGAAATCAATGAGCTGTTGGAAAAAGACTTCAATCAGTGCAGCGGAGGTGAGCAGACGAAGCTGTGCCTCGGGTTGATTTTGCTTCAGAACCCCGATTTACTGCTGCTTGATGAACCGACGAACCATCTTGATATTGGGGCGGTCGAATGGCTGGAGGACTTTTTGAAAGAGTATGAAGGGACGGTCATGTGCATCTCACATGACAGATATTTTCTTGACAATGTGATTACCAGAGTGTTCGATTTGGAGGACGGAGAGCTGACGATCTACCATGCAAACTACTCCGGTTTTGTAAAAGAGAAGGAAGAACGGCTGCTGCTTGAGTTTCAGGCTTACCAGGAGCAGCAGAAGAAAATCAAGAAGATGAAGGAAGCAATCAAGAGGCTGAAGGAATGGGCCAATCAGGCTAATCCCCCGAATGAGGCGCTCCATAAACGTGCACGTAATATGGAAAGGGCCCTAGAGCGGATGGAGAAAATCAAGCGTCCGATCCTTGAACGCAAAAAGATGGGGTTGGAATTTGAAGAGACGGACCGAAGCGGAAAAGTGGTTTATTCCATGAAGGAGGTCGGTAAGTCATTTGGTGAAAAAACGCTATTCTCGGATGCCGATATGCTGGTCCATTACAAAGACCGGACGGCGATCGTCGGGCAGAATGGAACGGGCAAATCGACCATCATCAAAATGCTTCTAGGCGACGAAAAATGGGATTCAGGCGAAGTGAAAATCGGCAGCAACGTGAAGCTCGGGTATCTGTCCCAGCATTTTACCGTGGCAGACCCATCAGCGCGTCTGATTGATGCTTTCCGGGAAGAAGTGGCGGTGACTGAAGGGGATGCCCGCCATATACTTGCCAAGTTCCTTTTCTATGGACCGAATGTCTTCAGGAAGGTGGGGCAGCTGAGCGGAGGAGAAAAGATGAGGCTGCGGCTGGCACAGCTGATGCATCAGGACATAAATTTCCTGGTGCTTGATGAACCGACGAACCACCTCGATATCGACTCGAGGGAAGTGCTGGAAGAAGCCTTGGAGGACTTCAAGGGTACCATCCTTGCCGTTTCGCATGACCGCTACTTTTTAAATAAATTATTTCATAAAACATATTGGATTCATGAAGGGAAGCTTTACTCATTTGAAGGCCCGTACAGCTGGGCGAAAAAGAAGCTGGCCGAGCTGGCACCGGTAAAAGAGGAAAAAGCAGTCGTGAAGAAGCAGACGGCACCTGTTCGTGAAAAGGAGGTACGTCCTGATCCGTCAATTTCCATTGAAGAGGTGGAAAAAGAGCTTGAAGAGTTGGAAGCACAGATTTCCGGGATTGAAGAAAAGCTGCTGGCTTCGGCGGAATTGGATGTCCTCCAGGAGCTGTATACGGAAAAAGAACAGCTGGAAAAAGTGAGAGATGAGAAGTACGAATTGCTGGATAAATGTTTGTAA
- a CDS encoding VanW family protein: protein MFKSLEYQPKKRSSFRVFLGTCFYRTKRYVQWLTTNETFAKTRESQLMQHVIHSHRTPLYRKLKDVEMWYQENKVKNLKIAVRELDKVVIKPGETFSYWRLLGNTTRRKGYVDGMVLYYGSFKPGIGGGLCQLSNLIYWMTLHTPLTVTERHRHSYDVFPDSNRRLPFGSGATCAYNYLDLKIKNNTDVIFQLHLYLTDEALVGEWRSTSPALTHYEVYEKEHRISHEYWGGYLRHNQIFRKVFNKAGIQIDDEFITENHALMMYEPLLEQKTGSNP, encoded by the coding sequence ATGTTTAAATCTTTGGAGTATCAGCCTAAAAAGAGATCCTCGTTCAGGGTATTCCTCGGTACTTGTTTTTACCGTACTAAAAGGTATGTTCAGTGGTTAACGACGAATGAAACATTTGCAAAAACGCGGGAATCCCAATTAATGCAGCATGTCATTCATTCGCACCGCACGCCGTTATACAGGAAGCTGAAGGATGTGGAGATGTGGTACCAGGAAAACAAGGTGAAGAATCTAAAGATTGCTGTCCGCGAGCTGGACAAGGTTGTCATCAAACCCGGAGAGACATTTTCTTATTGGAGGCTGCTCGGAAACACCACGAGACGAAAAGGGTATGTGGACGGGATGGTCCTTTATTATGGGTCCTTTAAACCGGGCATCGGCGGAGGGCTGTGCCAGTTGTCGAATTTGATCTATTGGATGACGCTTCACACGCCGCTGACTGTCACTGAGCGCCACCGCCACAGCTATGATGTCTTTCCTGACAGCAACCGCAGGCTTCCGTTCGGGAGCGGCGCAACCTGTGCGTACAATTATCTGGATTTGAAAATCAAAAATAATACGGATGTGATATTCCAGCTGCACTTGTATCTGACGGATGAAGCCCTCGTCGGTGAATGGAGGTCGACCTCACCTGCCCTCACTCATTATGAAGTATATGAAAAGGAACATCGCATCTCACATGAATACTGGGGCGGCTACTTGAGGCATAATCAAATTTTTCGGAAGGTGTTCAATAAGGCCGGCATACAGATAGATGATGAATTCATCACGGAAAATCATGCGTTGATGATGTATGAGCCGCTGCTTGAGCAGAAGACAGGAAGCAATCCCTGA
- a CDS encoding GNAT family N-acetyltransferase — translation MIKDVTSLELKKATNEQLDEITEVYLRSKKDLDENGLLQWDENYPSREYFEKQAGYGGLYCLYSDGELSGAVTLNTWQSPEWSKIPWEFDGELVVHALFLDPLKQGKGLGTRFLEKCEEFASENGYRSIRLDAYSRNEGANYLYEKLGYVYRGSVHFTSKPEGHQEYRCYEKSLI, via the coding sequence ATGATTAAAGACGTGACTTCTTTAGAATTAAAAAAAGCAACAAATGAACAATTGGATGAGATTACCGAAGTTTATTTAAGAAGCAAAAAGGATCTAGATGAAAACGGACTGCTTCAGTGGGATGAAAACTATCCAAGCAGGGAGTACTTTGAAAAGCAGGCAGGGTACGGGGGCTTGTACTGCCTGTACTCGGATGGGGAGCTCTCGGGGGCCGTGACCTTGAATACGTGGCAGTCACCGGAATGGAGCAAAATTCCATGGGAGTTCGATGGGGAACTGGTGGTCCATGCCTTATTCCTTGATCCATTGAAGCAGGGGAAGGGGCTCGGTACCCGGTTTTTGGAGAAGTGCGAGGAGTTTGCATCCGAAAATGGATACCGCAGCATCCGGCTGGATGCATATTCCCGAAACGAGGGAGCCAATTATCTGTATGAGAAATTGGGGTATGTATACAGAGGGTCCGTCCATTTTACCTCAAAGCCTGAAGGCCATCAGGAATACCGCTGTTACGAAAAGTCCTTGATATAG
- a CDS encoding divergent polysaccharide deacetylase family protein yields MRSLFICLSVIWMVQSTAEARNIMPLPAHHKELAIVIDDLGNDMKGTEEILHLPVTLTLAIMPFLPTTREDAEKAHRLGHEVIVHLPMEPGVRKG; encoded by the coding sequence ATGAGAAGCTTATTCATCTGTCTGTCAGTCATATGGATGGTGCAAAGCACGGCAGAAGCCAGGAACATCATGCCGCTGCCGGCCCATCATAAGGAACTGGCCATTGTGATCGATGACTTAGGAAATGATATGAAGGGTACAGAGGAAATTCTTCATCTGCCTGTGACACTGACCCTCGCCATCATGCCGTTTTTACCTACGACGAGAGAAGATGCAGAAAAGGCGCACAGGCTGGGGCATGAGGTGATTGTACACCTCCCGATGGAGCCGGGTGTCCGGAAAGGCTAG
- a CDS encoding divergent polysaccharide deacetylase family protein, which translates to MSGKASWLGPGAITTSLSNEEIRSRVEKAIEDVPHAVGINHHMGSKATADERVMRVVLEVCKERGLFYLDSKTTGKSVIPKLAAELDVPYLENELFFDDIYTLSHIGKQAKRLSHELDDEESTIAIGHVGVTGMKVATMLKEFIPLYERKASIVPLSDLIPEYHLIDESMP; encoded by the coding sequence GTGTCCGGAAAGGCTAGCTGGCTCGGACCGGGAGCGATCACAACATCATTATCAAATGAAGAAATCCGGAGCCGGGTGGAAAAAGCGATTGAGGATGTTCCGCACGCTGTGGGCATCAATCACCATATGGGCTCAAAAGCGACGGCCGATGAGCGGGTCATGAGGGTTGTACTTGAGGTATGCAAGGAGAGAGGGCTCTTTTATCTTGATAGTAAAACGACAGGCAAGAGTGTGATTCCGAAGCTTGCTGCAGAACTTGATGTGCCCTATCTTGAAAATGAATTATTTTTTGATGACATTTACACACTCAGCCATATCGGTAAGCAGGCGAAACGTCTCTCGCATGAGTTGGATGATGAAGAAAGTACGATCGCGATCGGACATGTAGGCGTGACAGGGATGAAGGTTGCGACGATGCTGAAGGAATTCATACCGCTATATGAGAGGAAGGCGTCGATTGTACCGCTGTCTGATTTGATACCTGAATATCATTTGATAGATGAGAGCATGCCTTGA
- a CDS encoding amidohydrolase — MNIEKQMIDWFDHFHANPEVSWKEYETTDKIAGILDELDVSYRRFPDVTGLIAEIGEGVEVTAVRADIDALWQEVDGVMKANHSCGHDANISMVLGALLYCLQDPPKDKRIRFIFQPAEEKGNGSLSMIDKGALEDVGYLFGVHLRPKEELDHGYFSPSIHHGAGIYMEGKIKGVDAHGARPHQGKNSIDVLVAIHSLLKSIYLAPFESYSAKLTKLAAGGDNLNIIPGSAEFAIDVRAQKNEVLKEIQSRLQEGITGLEKLYGVMIEYEWTDYTPGAEVSEEAETITREAILSIAGEEALAPPVITSGSDDFHFYTIKHPKVKAAMIGIGADLTPGLHHPEMTFNISALNQAARIVAEALKKA, encoded by the coding sequence ATGAATATTGAAAAACAGATGATCGATTGGTTCGATCATTTCCACGCCAATCCCGAAGTGAGCTGGAAGGAGTATGAAACGACAGACAAGATTGCGGGGATACTGGATGAGCTGGATGTGAGTTACAGGAGATTTCCTGATGTGACAGGTTTGATTGCCGAGATTGGTGAAGGGGTTGAAGTGACGGCTGTACGCGCAGATATCGATGCGCTGTGGCAAGAGGTGGACGGGGTGATGAAGGCGAATCATTCCTGCGGCCATGATGCCAATATTTCAATGGTACTCGGGGCCCTTCTTTATTGCCTTCAGGATCCTCCGAAGGACAAGCGGATCCGCTTTATTTTTCAACCTGCAGAGGAGAAGGGAAATGGGTCGCTTTCCATGATTGATAAAGGAGCGCTAGAGGATGTCGGCTATTTATTCGGCGTCCATTTGAGACCGAAAGAAGAACTGGATCATGGATACTTTTCACCTTCGATTCACCACGGGGCAGGTATTTATATGGAGGGGAAAATAAAAGGGGTGGATGCGCACGGTGCAAGGCCCCATCAAGGAAAGAACAGCATCGATGTGCTGGTGGCGATTCATTCATTGTTAAAATCGATCTATCTTGCCCCATTTGAATCGTATTCTGCCAAACTGACAAAGCTGGCTGCGGGAGGGGACAATTTGAACATCATTCCGGGAAGTGCCGAGTTTGCAATCGATGTACGAGCCCAGAAGAATGAGGTGCTTAAGGAAATACAGAGCCGTCTCCAAGAGGGGATCACAGGTCTTGAAAAGCTGTATGGCGTGATGATTGAATATGAATGGACCGACTATACACCTGGAGCGGAGGTGTCGGAAGAAGCAGAAACCATCACCAGAGAAGCGATTCTCTCCATCGCCGGTGAAGAAGCATTGGCTCCGCCGGTCATCACCTCGGGAAGTGATGATTTTCATTTTTATACAATCAAGCATCCGAAAGTGAAGGCGGCAATGATAGGGATAGGTGCGGATTTGACTCCCGGGCTGCATCATCCGGAAATGACGTTCAATATTTCTGCATTGAATCAGGCGGCTAGAATCGTGGCTGAAGCGTTGAAAAAAGCTTAG
- the nhaC gene encoding Na+/H+ antiporter NhaC — MKKEMSFWLAIIPLLVMITVMAITIVVLEQGPHIPLIIGTVTAALVAWFAGYKWKDIEEAMYKGIRLALPAVVIIMLVGLTIGAWIGGGIVATMIYYGLKMITPSLFLLSIAVICAVVSLAIGSSWSTMGTIGVAGMGIGMSMGIPAPMIAGAIISGAYFGDKMSPLSDTTNLASGLTNTDLFVHIRHMLYTTIPGFVIALAVYAYLGRSFGKNGVDTADIEKTIGVLQDSFVVSPFLLIVPLLVIVLVARKVPAIPALIVGIILGFCAQVFIQHDSFADAVSALQSGYVIETGNTMVDDLFSRGGLDSMMYTVSMTIVAMTFGGILEHTGMLQAIVNQILKVTKTAKGLVASTVVSCFATNASCSEQYISVVVPSRMYANAYKEKGLHSKNLSRALEDGGTLTSVFIPWNTCGVFIFGTLGVHAFDYAPYAVLNFVVPIISIIYAFTGFSITKLTETEMKAAEQEDATLSS; from the coding sequence ATGAAAAAAGAAATGTCTTTTTGGCTGGCGATCATTCCATTGCTTGTCATGATCACCGTAATGGCCATCACCATTGTGGTATTGGAGCAGGGGCCGCACATTCCCCTGATCATCGGTACGGTCACGGCTGCACTTGTCGCCTGGTTTGCAGGATACAAGTGGAAGGATATAGAGGAGGCCATGTATAAGGGGATTCGTCTTGCCTTACCTGCCGTAGTCATCATTATGCTTGTTGGATTGACAATCGGTGCGTGGATCGGTGGGGGAATTGTAGCCACGATGATTTACTACGGGCTGAAGATGATCACTCCGTCCCTTTTCCTTTTATCGATCGCCGTCATCTGTGCAGTAGTGTCGCTTGCGATCGGAAGTTCCTGGTCAACGATGGGAACAATCGGTGTAGCGGGGATGGGAATCGGTATGAGTATGGGGATACCGGCTCCGATGATTGCGGGTGCCATTATCTCGGGTGCTTATTTTGGTGATAAAATGTCACCGCTGTCAGATACAACGAACCTGGCTTCGGGACTCACCAACACAGATCTTTTTGTACATATCCGTCATATGCTTTACACGACGATTCCTGGCTTTGTGATTGCCCTGGCTGTTTATGCTTATTTAGGGAGGAGCTTCGGGAAAAATGGAGTGGATACGGCTGATATCGAAAAGACGATCGGCGTTCTGCAGGACAGCTTTGTCGTTTCTCCATTTTTACTGATAGTCCCGCTGCTGGTCATCGTGCTCGTTGCACGGAAAGTCCCAGCCATCCCGGCTCTTATTGTTGGGATCATTCTTGGTTTCTGTGCCCAGGTATTCATTCAGCATGATTCCTTTGCGGATGCTGTTTCTGCACTTCAAAGCGGGTATGTGATTGAGACGGGCAATACGATGGTCGATGATCTTTTTTCACGCGGCGGTCTGGATTCGATGATGTACACCGTGTCGATGACGATTGTAGCCATGACCTTCGGAGGGATTTTGGAGCACACAGGTATGCTTCAAGCCATCGTCAATCAAATTCTAAAGGTGACAAAAACGGCGAAAGGCTTAGTGGCTTCCACTGTGGTTTCATGTTTTGCCACGAATGCATCCTGCTCTGAGCAGTATATTTCTGTAGTGGTGCCTTCCCGGATGTATGCGAATGCCTATAAAGAAAAAGGGCTGCATTCGAAGAACCTGTCGCGTGCACTGGAGGACGGGGGGACATTGACATCTGTCTTTATCCCATGGAATACATGCGGGGTCTTCATTTTTGGGACGCTCGGGGTTCACGCATTTGATTATGCCCCTTACGCTGTGTTGAATTTTGTCGTGCCGATCATTTCCATCATCTATGCCTTCACCGGTTTCAGCATCACAAAGCTTACTGAAACCGAAATGAAAGCAGCGGAGCAGGAGGATGCAACGCTCTCCTCCTGA
- a CDS encoding transcriptional regulator → MKTKIALIGSMDFIEHVQTSIAPDLTSIELVPYIYKNPQEAGSLISHITPCDALLFSGALPYFFSKEACRPLSVPVLYLEQDETALVTSLLYILHHHEVEPERVSIDLLDTSFIDHVVSDLHLKNPPRYVMDFKEHLPHNFNINEYTEFHKRLYKDGKTQLALTSIHAVYDQLNHFNIPCMRMIDPAKSLIRAIGEAQSQALLSKRKAGSIAAARISIQGMDGSDKHLEQLVHLMEGTLQKIKDDPSYTIYSNRGSIENFLESTDFPTLFQLESPVVLAGFGYGHTAAQAEENAETALSFAKKVDSKGCAFILNEEKELSGPYPDKKKKQHLKNNDPQMLSLAKQVKLSPSNLSKIIQFYKSRSSREFTAAELSDYMQITRRSTERILKKLVDNGSAKIIGEEMTYAQGRPRAVYELTFPIY, encoded by the coding sequence ATGAAAACGAAAATCGCCCTGATCGGCTCCATGGATTTTATCGAACATGTCCAGACGTCCATTGCTCCTGACTTGACCAGCATCGAACTGGTCCCCTATATTTACAAGAATCCTCAGGAAGCAGGCAGTCTGATTTCACATATCACTCCATGTGATGCACTTCTATTTTCAGGGGCACTGCCTTACTTTTTTTCAAAAGAAGCATGCCGCCCGCTGTCAGTTCCGGTCCTTTACCTTGAACAGGATGAGACCGCTCTTGTGACATCACTTCTCTACATCCTTCACCATCACGAGGTTGAACCAGAACGGGTTTCCATCGATTTGTTGGATACTTCTTTCATCGATCACGTTGTGTCAGACTTACACCTCAAGAATCCTCCCCGTTATGTGATGGATTTTAAGGAGCATCTGCCCCACAATTTTAACATCAATGAATATACAGAATTCCACAAGCGTTTATATAAGGATGGTAAAACCCAATTGGCCTTAACAAGTATCCATGCGGTTTATGATCAGCTTAACCATTTCAATATCCCTTGCATGCGAATGATCGATCCCGCTAAGTCGCTGATACGTGCCATCGGCGAAGCACAGTCTCAAGCCTTACTATCCAAAAGAAAGGCAGGCAGTATTGCCGCTGCCCGTATTTCCATACAAGGAATGGATGGCAGTGATAAACATCTTGAACAACTCGTCCACTTGATGGAGGGTACGCTTCAAAAAATTAAGGATGATCCTTCCTATACGATCTACAGCAATAGAGGAAGCATCGAAAATTTCTTGGAAAGCACTGACTTCCCTACTCTCTTTCAGCTTGAGTCCCCCGTTGTGCTTGCTGGATTTGGATATGGCCACACGGCCGCACAAGCGGAGGAAAACGCTGAGACGGCGTTGTCATTTGCAAAGAAGGTTGATTCTAAAGGCTGTGCCTTTATTTTAAATGAAGAAAAGGAGCTCTCAGGACCTTACCCTGATAAAAAAAAGAAACAGCATCTGAAAAATAATGATCCCCAAATGCTGTCCCTTGCCAAACAAGTAAAATTAAGTCCGTCGAACTTATCCAAAATCATTCAATTCTATAAATCCCGATCTTCCCGCGAGTTTACTGCAGCAGAGCTTTCTGACTACATGCAGATCACCCGGCGCTCAACGGAACGAATCCTAAAAAAGCTGGTGGACAACGGCTCCGCTAAGATTATTGGAGAAGAAATGACGTATGCACAAGGAAGACCCCGTGCGGTTTATGAACTAACCTTCCCCATCTATTGA
- a CDS encoding mandelate racemase/muconate lactonizing enzyme family protein, which produces MMIKKINLYAIRLPLKQPFIISYHTYDDMPSIILEMETDEGIVGYGEAVADEHVTGETWESTFQVLKHTLAPKLIGEDPLQIEKIHTLMDNAIYNVPTAKAAIDIACYDVIGKKINQPVYQLLGGRYHQEFQLTHVLSITEPDTMAEEAARMIEDGFQSFKMKVGTDIDLDIERIRKVRERIGMEVPIRVDVNQGWKNSSQTIKALRHLQHLNIDWLEQPVMADDIDGMVRIKSRTDIPLMIDEGLKGVREMREIITKQAADKVNIKLMKSGGIYPAVKLAHMAEMAGMECQVGSMVESSIASAAGFHVAFSKKVITSVELTGPIKFSKDIGDLHYDIPFIRLPEKPGLGVKVDKDILEELTEFKSVVE; this is translated from the coding sequence ATGATGATAAAAAAAATCAATCTGTATGCCATTCGATTGCCGTTAAAACAGCCTTTCATCATAAGTTACCATACGTATGATGATATGCCTTCCATCATTTTGGAAATGGAGACCGATGAAGGAATCGTTGGTTACGGTGAAGCGGTTGCTGATGAGCATGTGACAGGAGAAACGTGGGAAAGCACATTTCAGGTGCTGAAGCACACGCTCGCGCCGAAACTGATCGGGGAGGATCCTCTTCAAATCGAAAAAATCCATACTCTGATGGATAACGCTATTTACAATGTCCCGACAGCAAAGGCGGCGATCGATATCGCGTGCTATGACGTCATTGGAAAAAAAATAAATCAGCCTGTTTATCAGCTGCTCGGCGGTCGTTATCATCAAGAATTTCAGCTTACCCACGTCCTCAGCATAACAGAACCGGATACAATGGCAGAGGAAGCTGCCCGTATGATCGAGGATGGGTTCCAGTCATTTAAAATGAAGGTGGGCACTGATATCGACCTTGATATCGAAAGGATACGCAAAGTCCGGGAACGAATCGGAATGGAAGTGCCTATACGGGTGGATGTCAATCAGGGGTGGAAGAACAGCAGTCAAACGATAAAGGCACTTCGGCATCTCCAACATTTGAACATTGATTGGCTTGAGCAGCCCGTTATGGCAGATGACATAGATGGGATGGTCCGGATCAAATCCAGGACAGATATTCCGCTCATGATTGATGAAGGGCTTAAAGGCGTACGTGAAATGCGTGAGATCATCACGAAGCAGGCAGCGGATAAAGTGAATATTAAATTGATGAAAAGCGGCGGGATCTACCCCGCGGTCAAACTTGCCCATATGGCTGAAATGGCAGGAATGGAATGCCAGGTCGGTTCGATGGTCGAATCATCGATTGCTTCGGCGGCAGGCTTCCATGTTGCTTTTTCCAAAAAGGTCATCACTAGTGTAGAATTGACGGGACCGATTAAATTCTCAAAGGACATAGGGGATCTGCATTATGATATCCCTTTTATCCGACTTCCGGAAAAGCCGGGTCTCGGTGTAAAAGTAGATAAAGATATTCTTGAAGAATTGACTGAGTTCAAGAGTGTCGTAGAGTAA
- a CDS encoding GNAT family N-acetyltransferase codes for MEHLFEGFLEKNNESYTVRLLDKEDMSQLQALQELVVAALVEKKNLQPLTYGELDYILDGNGLMIGAFIGSELVAFRALLIPPIDEEHLGLDVGLEAGELPRVIYQEISIVHPDYRGNRLQQTLAHLIMEELGKLEQTFTYAACTVAPFNIPSLKDKFKQGMEIAALKVKYVNQLRYIFIKQLGGENKKGEISEIERVPMGNVKGQQALLDAGWRGISLEREDDGEYRVLYVKRRQG; via the coding sequence ATGGAGCATCTATTCGAGGGATTTCTTGAAAAAAACAATGAATCTTATACTGTTCGTTTGTTAGATAAAGAGGATATGAGCCAGTTGCAGGCACTGCAGGAGCTTGTGGTGGCTGCACTGGTGGAAAAAAAGAATTTGCAGCCCCTTACGTATGGGGAATTAGACTATATTTTAGATGGAAACGGACTGATGATTGGAGCTTTTATTGGAAGTGAATTAGTGGCATTCCGCGCCTTGTTGATCCCTCCGATCGATGAAGAGCATCTGGGGCTGGACGTTGGATTGGAAGCCGGGGAACTGCCGCGGGTGATCTATCAGGAAATTTCGATTGTACACCCGGATTACAGGGGCAACCGGCTGCAGCAAACCCTGGCCCATTTGATTATGGAAGAACTGGGCAAATTGGAACAAACGTTTACTTATGCGGCATGCACGGTCGCTCCCTTTAATATTCCCAGTTTAAAAGATAAGTTTAAGCAGGGGATGGAGATTGCGGCCCTAAAGGTCAAATATGTAAATCAACTGCGCTATATATTCATTAAACAGCTGGGTGGCGAGAATAAAAAAGGAGAAATTTCAGAGATTGAGAGAGTCCCGATGGGTAATGTAAAAGGGCAGCAGGCATTATTAGATGCAGGCTGGCGCGGCATTTCACTGGAAAGAGAAGATGACGGTGAGTATCGGGTATTGTATGTGAAAAGGCGGCAGGGTTAA